A window from bacterium encodes these proteins:
- a CDS encoding pyridoxal phosphate-dependent aminotransferase → MIVARLANIPGFAIDRMAAAAGDDPEVLRLENLDTDLAPPAAALAATRAAIGRDADNSYLPFLGQTALREAVAQHLNRQTGQDYGVANVVITAGGTEGLFDAVLATTDHGDEVILTDPSYAGMIHRVSLAGGQPRLVPWVAEPGDWRLDREALRAAISKRTRALFLMNPSMPTGAVLQADDWQAIAALCQQFDLWLIYNAAMERILFDGRPFIHPAALPGMAERTLIVGSVSKEFRMIGWRLGWVAGPAAIMNDVARVHIYNVVTATGIAQAGALAALQTPPEDLQACVQEWQRRRDMVSEQLHDFAMIPAAGGWSQLLNVRALGYDSFTAAQLLLEKGRIAATPMRDWGRVNGDQFVRLVFSNEPVARLATLGDRVRRALLSPGRKP, encoded by the coding sequence ATGATAGTCGCGCGCTTGGCGAACATTCCGGGATTTGCGATTGATCGCATGGCAGCCGCTGCCGGCGATGATCCCGAAGTCTTGCGCCTGGAAAATCTGGATACCGATCTTGCGCCGCCGGCAGCCGCGTTGGCGGCGACGCGCGCCGCCATCGGCCGCGATGCGGACAACAGCTATTTACCGTTTCTCGGGCAAACTGCGCTGCGTGAGGCGGTGGCGCAACACCTCAACCGGCAAACCGGCCAGGATTATGGCGTGGCGAATGTGGTGATCACCGCGGGCGGCACCGAAGGCCTGTTCGACGCCGTGCTCGCCACCACGGATCACGGCGATGAAGTCATTCTCACGGATCCCAGCTATGCCGGCATGATCCATCGCGTCAGCCTGGCGGGCGGTCAACCGCGGCTGGTGCCGTGGGTGGCGGAACCGGGCGATTGGCGCCTCGATCGGGAGGCGTTGCGGGCCGCCATCAGCAAGCGCACGCGCGCGCTGTTTCTCATGAATCCCTCGATGCCAACGGGAGCCGTGCTGCAGGCCGATGATTGGCAGGCCATTGCCGCGCTCTGTCAACAGTTCGATCTCTGGCTCATCTACAATGCCGCGATGGAACGCATCTTATTCGACGGCCGGCCTTTCATTCATCCAGCAGCGTTGCCGGGCATGGCGGAACGCACCCTCATCGTGGGATCCGTATCGAAAGAATTTCGCATGATTGGCTGGCGCCTGGGCTGGGTTGCGGGCCCGGCCGCAATCATGAATGACGTGGCGCGCGTGCACATCTATAACGTGGTCACCGCCACCGGCATTGCCCAAGCCGGCGCGCTGGCGGCGCTGCAGACACCGCCGGAGGATTTGCAGGCGTGCGTGCAGGAGTGGCAACGCCGGCGCGATATGGTGAGCGAGCAACTCCACGATTTTGCCATGATCCCGGCTGCCGGCGGCTGGTCGCAGCTTCTGAACGTGAGAGCACTGGGTTATGATTCATTCACCGCCGCACAGTTGTTGTTGGAGAAGGGACGGATTGCCGCGACGCCGATGCGCGATTGGGGCCGGGTGAACGGCGATCAATTCGTGCGCTTGGTGTTCAGTAACGAACCGGTTGCGCGCCTGGCGACGCTGGGTGATCGCGTGCGGCGCGCGCTGCTTTCTCCTGGGAGGAAACCATGA